The region GGATTTCCGGTGGTAAGATGACGGACGGGAAATACCAGATCCTTCTTTTCGAGACGAAGGACAGCTACGTTCAGGCGGGTGGCCCTCCGAGCAGCTCCGGTGTTTTCGTCAGCGGCCGGAATGTGGTGATGGTTCCCCTGACCAGCCTCGGCGTCCGCCCGGTCGGCAGCGGCTACATGCTGGATCACAGCCAGGAGAGCGGCACCCTCATCCACGAAATCACCCACCAGCTGACTCCGGAAGAATACTATGCACCGGGAGCGATGGGCTGGTTCAGCGAGGGACTCGCTGAATACACGACCGCCACGCCCTATCGCGCGGGGTCCTTCAAGGTGAAGTCGAACTTCGACGACATCGTCGCCTACGCCACCGCCTACGGGAAGAAGGACACCCACGGTCGCGCACTCGGCACCGAGATCAAGGCTCCTGCCTTCAAGGATTTCTGCCTGATGAGCTACGAGCAGTTCACGGGTACCAATCCCAACTTCAACTACGGCTTCGGCTTGGTGCTCACCACCTACTTCCTGCACCTTGATGGCGATGGCGATGCGAAGCGCGTGAAGGAATTCCTGAAGGCCCTCCGCGCCGGCAAGACGCGCGAGGACGCGCTGAAGGTCCTGATGGACGGTCGTAGCTACGAGCAAATGGAAGAAGCCATCGCCAAGGCGTGGAAGCGCAAGGGCGTCGACATCAAGTTCAGCAAGTCATAGTGGGCGACCGCGACGAGGCACGCTCAGACGACCCGCTCGACGAACCAGATCAGGCCCGTCAACGCGAGCGCCACGCAGGCCCAGCGACGGAAGTGCGGCCACGCGCGGCTCTCATGCCAGCCGGTCGTTAGCAGCCAGGCAGCGGCAAGCACGATCGCCTGCCCGGCTTCCACGCCCAGATTGGCCGACACCAGCGTGAGGAAAAATCCTTCGCCGGGGCGAATCCACGTCGAAAGCGTGCCAGCGAAGCCAAGCCCGTGGACCAGTCCGAACGCGAATACGATCCACAAGCGCCACGGCCTGGCCTCGCGGATGAACAGGTTCTCCACCGCCAGAGCGGCGATGCTCAGGGCTATCAGCGGCTCCACGATCTTCGTCGATACCGTCACATGGCCGGCCGCCGCCAGGCCGAGCGTGATCGTGTGCGCGGCGGTGAACGCGAGCGATTGCGCGAGTAACGGCTTCCAACGCCGCCTGAGCAAGAAGATCCCGAGCACGAAGAGGATGTGATCGAAGCCACGCGGCACCACGTGCACCACGCCTTGCTCGAAGGCGACCACCACCGGTGAATGGCCTTCGGCGACCTTCTCGCCGGTGCCCTCCTTCAATACGACCTCTCCTCCCGGCGCGACGGTCAGGTAGGTCGCATCACCTGCGCCCGGAAACTTCACCACCAGATCCGGATGATCTCCTCCAGCCATCGCGATCGTGACTTTGCCCGGCGTGCTCGCCAGCGGCCGGAGCCGCACGTGAAAGTAGGCGCCGTCATTCAGCAGCGAGGGGAAATCCGGCGGGGTCGAATCGAAGTCAGGGAAGCTTGCTTGCCATTCGATCTTAGCCCCGCCCGAGCGAAGGGTGAGCGACTCCTCCAGGTAGCGCTTCGCTTCCGCGGTCAGGCGCGTCTGCTCCGCGGCTGGCAATGCCACCAGCCAATCCCGGGTAGGCTGCGGTGCCCCGGCATCACGGCGAAGCACCGGGTCCGCATAGCCGGCATCGAAGAGGATCTCCAGCTCCCACGTCTCTCCCGTATTGTGAAACTCTCCATAGAGCTGCTTCACCACGTGCGCCGCCAGCGGCTGAAGCCATCCGGCTAACAGGAATAGCACCGCCACGAGACGTCCCGCGTACCGGGTTTGAGGGGCGTGGGGCGGAGGCAAACTCATGGGTCGGCACAGGTCATCCGCACGCGGTGGGGTTCAGCAAGACAGATTTCTCCATGGCGTCATGCTTTCCACGGTGAACGCGGCGGCTTTTCCTCGAAAAGCCCGCATTCGAAGACATAGATCGGAACCGCACCCCGCTCTCCATGAAGCCTCTTCTTTCTCTCGTGCTGGTCACCGCCGCCTCGGCGGGACCCTTGGAAATCCGCTACGACCGACCTCCCGCAGGCATGGGCTCGGGCGGCGGCGAGGCATCGATGAGCGATGCGAGCACCGCCACCTCGTCCGGCTGGGAAAGCAGTGCCCAACCGGTCGGCAATGGCCGCATCGGCGCGATGATCTTCGGCGGCACGAACAAGGAGCGCATCCAGTTCAACGACATCACTCTCTGGACCGGCGGCGACAATCCGTCCGGCGGCTACGATGTGAATGACTTCGGTTGCTACCAGAATTTCGGCGATCTGTTCATCGAGCTCGATGGCGCTGGCGGCAATCATCCGCCCGGCACCTGCACCAGTGGTCATGTCCCCTATCATTCGAACGAGAACGCCGCGGCGGCTGCCGATGGCAACGCTTCCACCAAGTGGTGTGTCGAGCCGAAGGGCAAGGACGTGGTCTGGCAGATCGAGCTACCGGATCCCGAGGTGATCGGCACCTACGCCTTCACCTCTGGCAATGACGTGCCGGAACGCGATCCACAACAATGGCGGCTGGAAGGCTCGGCCGATGGCAAGTCATGGAGCCTGCTTCACGAGATGAAGGACCAGAAGCCCTTCGCGAATCGTGGCGAAACCAAGACCTTCATGCTTCCAGCAGGTGGCAAGCGGGCACCGCTCAAGCACTACCGCCTGACATTCCCGCCGAACCCCGGCGTCAGCCATTTCCAACTCGCCGAAATCACCCTCGGCAACCCACCCGTCACGCCGGAGAACTAC is a window of Luteolibacter sp. Y139 DNA encoding:
- a CDS encoding SHD1 domain-containing protein: MKATLRNFTPFVATLAFLASLDARTWTDVQGRKIEADLVSSTDTEVTLKLAAGKDVTLPLAKLSAEDQAFVKEASAKGGKVDPKAAGKEGDELNFDAPWPQTIRFSEDPQIQVVSEDKDKKRFVYESAHYRFVCDVRLSQQVVKGFAVMFESTYQYCRALPLGISGGKMTDGKYQILLFETKDSYVQAGGPPSSSGVFVSGRNVVMVPLTSLGVRPVGSGYMLDHSQESGTLIHEITHQLTPEEYYAPGAMGWFSEGLAEYTTATPYRAGSFKVKSNFDDIVAYATAYGKKDTHGRALGTEIKAPAFKDFCLMSYEQFTGTNPNFNYGFGLVLTTYFLHLDGDGDAKRVKEFLKALRAGKTREDALKVLMDGRSYEQMEEAIAKAWKRKGVDIKFSKS
- a CDS encoding HupE/UreJ family protein, producing MSLPPPHAPQTRYAGRLVAVLFLLAGWLQPLAAHVVKQLYGEFHNTGETWELEILFDAGYADPVLRRDAGAPQPTRDWLVALPAAEQTRLTAEAKRYLEESLTLRSGGAKIEWQASFPDFDSTPPDFPSLLNDGAYFHVRLRPLASTPGKVTIAMAGGDHPDLVVKFPGAGDATYLTVAPGGEVVLKEGTGEKVAEGHSPVVVAFEQGVVHVVPRGFDHILFVLGIFLLRRRWKPLLAQSLAFTAAHTITLGLAAAGHVTVSTKIVEPLIALSIAALAVENLFIREARPWRLWIVFAFGLVHGLGFAGTLSTWIRPGEGFFLTLVSANLGVEAGQAIVLAAAWLLTTGWHESRAWPHFRRWACVALALTGLIWFVERVV